The following proteins are co-located in the Pyrobaculum calidifontis JCM 11548 genome:
- a CDS encoding DUF2153 family protein: MSHEVPTSDVVLEYLESMMERLDQWVKEQERQVKELESHGEAMKAADRLALLYSAQAMLNYIARVLKDFESWLSNPVVTSVMPEDMLRRLEAMLREVAIKFIQVDIAHTSEYRDLLSKFAKEGKVPSILMLYVQQRPQPPTRRRGGEEGGTPRFF; the protein is encoded by the coding sequence ATGTCTCATGAAGTCCCAACGTCGGACGTGGTGTTGGAATACCTAGAGTCGATGATGGAGCGGCTGGATCAGTGGGTGAAAGAGCAGGAGAGACAGGTGAAAGAGCTGGAGTCCCACGGCGAGGCTATGAAGGCCGCCGACCGCCTCGCCTTGCTCTATTCGGCGCAGGCAATGTTGAACTACATAGCCAGGGTGTTGAAGGACTTTGAATCATGGCTCAGCAATCCCGTTGTCACCTCGGTAATGCCCGAGGACATGTTGAGGAGGCTGGAGGCCATGCTGAGAGAAGTCGCAATCAAGTTTATCCAGGTGGACATAGCCCACACCTCTGAGTACCGCGACCTACTGTCAAAGTTCGCAAAAGAGGGAAAAGTCCCCTCAATCCTAATGCTGTATGTACAACAGAGGCCCCAGCCGCCAACTAGGAGGAGAGGCGGCGAAGAGGGAGGAACCCCGAGGTTCTTCTAA
- a CDS encoding class I SAM-dependent methyltransferase has product MSLKERVAGAIPPELLDKVPTSFEIIGSRSGAVAVVEIPPELEEYKHVIAKAITQMNKHVRAVLRKLGGRRGEYRLYEFEVLVEGPTEVLHKEHGYYIKVDPTKVYFSSRDQTDRLDVAKMVKEGERVLYLFAGVAPYAIAIAKLAKPRLIVAVELNPWGFKYMVENFRINKVKNAVGIHGDVATVAPLLRGKFDRVLLTLPLGAYRYLPLALECLDGGGVVHFYHTGREEAPFAEAEAIVRDVCPNCIVINRRIVRDYAPGVYKVRIDIYKPDHIT; this is encoded by the coding sequence ATGTCGCTTAAGGAAAGAGTCGCTGGGGCAATTCCCCCGGAGCTACTCGACAAGGTGCCTACCTCATTTGAGATAATAGGCTCCCGGAGCGGCGCCGTGGCGGTGGTAGAGATCCCCCCAGAGCTAGAGGAGTACAAACACGTAATAGCCAAGGCGATTACACAGATGAATAAACACGTACGCGCAGTTTTGAGAAAGCTGGGTGGGAGGAGAGGCGAATATAGGCTCTACGAGTTTGAAGTACTGGTTGAGGGTCCTACGGAGGTTTTACACAAGGAACACGGGTACTACATAAAGGTGGACCCCACCAAGGTCTACTTCTCCTCTAGAGATCAGACAGATAGACTAGACGTGGCGAAGATGGTGAAAGAGGGCGAGAGAGTGCTCTACCTATTTGCCGGAGTGGCGCCGTACGCCATTGCAATAGCCAAATTGGCAAAGCCCAGGCTAATTGTGGCAGTGGAGCTCAACCCCTGGGGGTTCAAGTACATGGTGGAGAACTTTAGAATAAACAAGGTGAAAAACGCGGTGGGCATCCACGGCGACGTTGCGACAGTTGCGCCGCTTCTCAGGGGGAAATTTGACAGAGTTCTCCTAACGCTCCCCCTAGGCGCGTATAGGTACCTCCCCCTAGCCCTAGAGTGTCTAGACGGCGGAGGCGTCGTACACTTCTACCACACTGGCCGAGAAGAGGCGCCGTTTGCAGAAGCTGAGGCAATAGTCCGCGACGTGTGTCCAAACTGCATAGTAATAAACAGGAGAATCGTACGAGACTACGCTCCAGGAGTTTACAAAGTCAGAATAGACATCTACAAGCCCGACCACATCACCTAG